One region of Eupeodes corollae chromosome 1, idEupCoro1.1, whole genome shotgun sequence genomic DNA includes:
- the LOC129938332 gene encoding rootletin isoform X2 — protein sequence MSSPTPTETNTLLRQNQELRQRLQEEASSYRRRIDTYKQAQQNQAALVSRLQSKVQQYRQRCSDLEGRMHDTIKPVPTSMSYSSAPQITTGPISSVGICPNTPITMGQSSLPCSSSLDSPPTPPCMRDCAHHDDGSDICRKLEEEHNKCEHIMQQNSALRQQLEESNKTNEALTNDLQKLTNDWSNLRDELMAKEDEYKEEEQAFKDYYNSEHNRLLKMWREVVDVKRSFKDMQMAMKTEVGKMGTEISTISKDLSSACSGVDFNAKQVARASAEQLQKSQREASDLKSQLATLKVQYEGAKHELNERDHRLQDLMQQLKKLEDRCSQAESQAMQTNRMNDEIERLNNAIREIAQAVVQDAETVVDVEDNGSAQHLHLSQQSVMGGPPMKSPRRGSTRTSHAFAEGTISAVQAALHKYQLALHDLQVKYQNCNDNLQTTKNQLEASENTRNILASKVSQLTEKLDSSNSQLSELFKERESLQKSLDGTRGDKMNVERGRAELNNAFENLSNDYEKLQLNYGKLQKRIDSLEEDKKAVELEIQRILKDKDITEMNLRSEEDRGSRLREETISLREELNRLSLNRDLLEQQRIETDSVICMMEKQRNDLEYDLEKLLLEKCELQEKFEKVSSNSFTDKEEVKTLQDHLTESEEDRKKLRSQCSEQANELSVIKKELNVIEKNRLDLETENLSLREKLKFLHMEKEKIQQDLACITRDRGDIHNQLTATNRKKECLNEELMRTRQRLEQANETNSRLNRNLEEMVKESEERQVVIEMHEKDLQRLQELLASLRTEKESLEAVLFDTNTTLEATVEKRNQLERDLQEVLVKEETLKNTVARLTKDLENCQRRAQEMKNQLTNAARAQESEFLQKIAKLKASGDENNKKYAEENQQIRNALEKRMQQALQALEQAKDDEIFKLQEHVESLQANIEKLMQQQEDAMIRAENEKQQALLMAHRDKQAIAEKLEGVTRDLKAEQDALDRNRREFVARDEKHRNIIAQLKDEIAGIRTKEEENKMRLEEEIKKLEISLTSIKEERDSLGRLSEELKMEVRLREDKIDGLNANLQETLRKIKEGDGQTECLRKELTDNRRALADSNIERDKYANSNKELRDHVKRVEGAKREQARAIEDALQKIANLEDSKNTLENERTRLSTLLKETENNLTKSSQELVSTRSTLQKVQIECSQKNDGEKDLQNKLTAETEAKERVSQELEQVKKQLADLETNLCATRQELGRLRCHAGQEEHRFHNREQELVARLDEGRCREKRIEDQKHNLEVCLADATQQIQELKARLGGAEGRIRALDEQLCNCEAHKRDAEQRLSSIAHTLRRIAGIQFDGTVSLSHRLVSPSRRYSPVRSGCHDFETRSTSNCPDGPIIEVDPDLVRKGVRNLMHQVAQIEREKDDFKAQLNTTKKQLQDAADQQVKCDAKVSKLHQVLRHLQEEKSNLESQLSIKSATLQSTEDSLRQKTDECQLLREKLASLEMQLGAGAEENSQTEERLEKCRQHGAKLETEKRQLQEELAKIESRASKLDLQRVAMEGDITRLQMILQEKDSTIRQLQERLENQNRSSAQLEDRCASLKSTVDQLKDRLQKTALTETELRGEIKTLTKELSEQGHTSQSNQEKMKMLQKSLQTIENEKRILAERLENAQGNVNELRRNQQAQLDSVQRLQEQVTELEVQRSALESQLRIAKWKEESGDNKGGEMMDTYNEENELSRQLKSSQREKTELRGKLQSLKDKVKQLEGERQSKFSGGAANFDRSEKSYYDAGDYDSNRMENDNYMKSTAYSCGLDHAVIEQESRDLRLKVRRLETLLAEKESELARVKARVHDSGKCLDGDSERYRSAQLHAEKLLDAREQAHRQQVLRLENQISMLREQLAQEAKRRQQYILRSSRANREMQHLRSTLGDSLRHVSQHPLDPNLLESETRRLDNAVSMSLPPSSCRDREYERSLSPHK from the exons ATGTCGAGTCCAACGCCAACCGAAACAAACACTCTGTTGCGCCAAAATCAAGAGCTGCGTCAACGTTTGCAGGAAGAAGCTAGTAGCTATCGTCGACGTATTGACACCTATAAGCAAGCACAGCAAAACCAAGCAGCATTGGTGTCTCGACTGCAATCGAAGGTGCAGCAGTATCGTCAGAGATGTTCGGATTTGGAGGGAAGAATGCACGATACCATCAAGCCAGTCCCAACATCGATGAGCTATAGTAGTGCCCCTCAGATTACAACTGGACCTATTTCGAGTGTAGGAATT tgTCCTAACACTCCGATAACCATGGGTCAATCAAGTTTGCCATGTTCTTCATCATTGGACTCACCACCTACACCTCCATGCATGAGAGATTGTGCTCATCATGACGATGGCAGTGACATATGCCGAAAACTCGAGGAAGAACATAACAAATGCGAACACATTATGCAACAGAACAGTGCTTTGAGACAACAACTTGAGGAATCCAATAAAACCAATGAGGCCCTGACGAATGACTTGCAGAAGCTAACAAACGATTGGTCTAATTTAAGAGACGAACTAATGGCCAAAGAAGATGAATACAAGGAAGAAGAGCAG GCTTTTAAGGACTACTATAATTCCGAACATAATCGTTTGTTGAAAATGTGGCGAGAAGTTGTTGACGTGAAACGTTCCTTCAAGGACATGCAGATGGCAATGAAAACCGAAGTCGGCAAAATGGGAACTGAAATTTCTACGATTAGCAAAGATCTGTCGAGCGCCTGTAGTGGTGTTGATTTCAATGCGAAACAAGTTGCTCGAGCAAGCGCTGAGCAATTGCAAAAATCACAACGTGAAGCCTCCGATCTCAAATCCCAGTTAGCCACATTGAAAGTTCAATATGAAGGTGCAAAACATGAACTAAATGAACGTGATCATCGTCTTCAGGATTTGATGCAACAACTTAAGAAACTTGAAGATCGCTGTTCCCAAGCTGAATCACAAGCTATGCAAACGAATCGTATGAACGATGAGATCGAGCGTTTGAACAATGCAATTCGTGAAATAGCTCAAGCTGTGGTTCAAGATGCCGAAACTGTTGTCGACGTGGAAGACAATGGATCGGCCCAGCATTTGCATCTGAGCCAACAGTCAGTTATGGGAGGACCCCCGATGAAGTCTCCTCGGAGAGGATCAACAAGAACTTCGCATGCATTTGCCGAAGGAACTATTTCTGCAGTACAAGCTGCATTGCATAAATACCAACTGGCTTTGCACGACCTTCAAGTGAAGTATCAAAATTGTAATGATAATCTACAAACAACGAAAAATCAACTCGAGGCTAGCGAGAATACGAGGAATATCTTAGCTTCGAAAGTGTCACAGTTGACAGAAAAATTGGATAGTAGCAACTCTCAACTTTCGGAACTCTTCAAGGAGCGTGAGAGTCTTCAGAAGTCTTTGGATGGGACACGAGGTGATAAGATGAATGTAGAACGAGGAAGAGCAGAGTTAAATAATGCA tttgaaaatctaagCAATGACTACGAGAAACTTCAACTTAACTATGGTAAACTTCAGAAAAGAATTGATAGCTTAGAAGAAGACAAAAAAGCTGTGGAGCTTGAGATTCAAAGAATTCTTAAGGACAAAGATATAACCGAAATGAACTTAAG atcCGAAGAAGATCGTGGCAGTCGTCTTCGAGAGGAAACCATTTCTCTGAGAGAGGAGCTCAACAGACTTAGCCTCAACAGGGACTTACTCGAACAGCAACGCATCGAAACAGACAGCGTTATCTGTATGATGGAAAAACAAAGAAACGACCTGGAGTATGACTTGGAAAAATTGCTCCTTGAGAAGTGTGAATTGCAGGAGAAATTTGAAAAAGTCTCCTCCAATAGTTTCACGGACAAAGAAGAAGTTAAGACTCTGCAAGATCATTTAACCGAATCCGAAGAAGATAGGAAGAAACTACGTAGTCAGTGTAGTGAGCAAGCAAACGAATTGtctgttattaaaaaagaattaaatgttATCGAAAAGAACCGCCTTGACTTGGAGACCGAAAATCTCTCACTTCGTGAGAAACTTAAGTTCCTACATATGGAGAAAGAAAAGATTCAACAAGATTTGGCTTGCATTACTCGTGATCGTGGGGACATTCACAACCAGCTCACTGCCACAAACCGAAAGAAAGAATGTCTCAATGAAGAGTTGATGCGTACTCGACAACGTTTAGAACAGGCCAACGAAACCAACAGTCGACTGAATAGAAATTTGGAAGAAATGGTTAAGGAAAGCGAGGAACGACAGGTTGTCATTGAAATGCATGAGAAGGACCTCCAAAGGCTTCAG GAACTTCTAGCATCCCTTCGCACTGAAAAGGAATCCCTAGAAGCAGTTCTGTTTGATACAAATACCACCCTAGAAGCAACAGTTGAAAAACGAAATCAACTCGAGCGTGATCTGCAGGAGGTATTGGTTAAAGAGGAAACCCTTAAGAATACTGTTGCCCGATTAACTAAGGATTTGGAGAATTGTCAACGACGTGCCCAAGAAATGAAGAATCAACTTACAAATGCTGCACGGGCCCAAGAAAGCGAGTTCTTGCAGAAGATTGCAAAGCTCAAGGCTTCTGGAgacgaaaataataaaaagtacgCAGAAGAAAACCAGCAAATTCGTAATGCCTTGGAGAAACGAATGCAACAAGCCTTGCAAGCTTTAGAACAGGCTAAAGATGACGAAATATTTAAGCTGCAAGAGCACGTTGAATCTCTTCAGGCTAATATCGAGAAATTGATGCAGCAGCAAGAAGATGCCATGATTCGGGCTGAAAATGAAAAGCAACAAGCTTTGCTAATGG CCCATCGTGACAAACAAGCCATTGCTGAAAAGCTGGAAGGCGTAACCCGAGATTTGAAGGCTGAACAAGATGCCTTGGATCGCAATAGGCGCGAATTTGTAGCGAGAGATGAAAAACATCGGAATATTATAGCTCAGTTGAAGGACGAAATTGCTGGTATAAGAACGAAAGAGGAAGAGAATAA aatgaGGTTAGAAGAAGAAATCAAGAAGTTAGAAATTTCCTTAACATCTATCAAAGAAGAAAGAGATTCACTTGGGAGATTAAGCGAGGAGTTAAAAATGGAAGTTCGCTTGAGGGAAGATAAAATCGATGGACTTAATGCAAATCTACAGGAAACATTAcggaaaataaaagaag GAGACGGACAAACCGAATGCCTCCGAAAAGAACTTACAGATAACCGGCGAGCCCTCGCTGATAGTAACATCGAACGCGATAAGTATGCCAATAGTAATAAAGAACTTAGAGACCATGTTAAACGAGTAGAAGGTGCCAAACGGGAACAAGCACGAGCTATTGAAGATGCATTGCAGAAAATTGCTAACCTTGAGGACAGCAAAAATACTCTTGAAAACGAGCGTACTAGACTCAGCACTCTTCTAAAGGAAACCGAAAACAATTTAACTAAATCAAGTCAGGAGTTAGTTTCGACGAGAAGCACTCTACAGAAAGTTCAAATCGAATGTTCACAAAAGAACGATGGCGAGAAggatttacaaaacaaattaaccGCAGAAACAGAAGCCAAAGAGCGTGTATCCCAAGAGTTGGAACAAGTGAAAAAACAG ctTGCCgatttagaaacaaatttatgtGCAACCCGCCAAGAACTCGGACGCCTTCGATGTCATGCTGGCCAAGAGGAGCATAGATTCCACAATCGTGAACAAGAACTCGTAGCAAGATTAGACGAGGGTCGATGCAGAGAGAAACGTATCGAAGATCAAAAACACAATTTGGAAGTTTGCCTAGCCGATGCTACTCAGCAAATTCAAGAGCTTAAAGCTCGACTTGGTGGTGCCGAGGGAAGAATACGAGCATTGGACGAACAGCTATGCAATTGTGAAGCACACAAGCGTGACGCTGAACAAAGACTTAGTTCCATTGCACATACCCTGCGTCGTATTGCTGGCATCCAATTCGATGGTACTGTTAGTCTATCACATCGATTGGTGAGTCCTTCACGTCGGTATAGTCCAGTTCGCAGCGGATGTCATGATTTTGAGACTCGCAGTACTTCAAATTGTCCAGATGGTCCAATAATCGAGGTAGATCCTGACTTGGTTCGCAAAGGCGTCCGTAATCTGATGCATCAAGTGGCCCAAATCGAACGCGAAAAAGACGACTTCAAAGCCCAACTGAACACCACCAAAAAACAACTGCAAGATGCTGCCGATCAACAGGTTAAATGTGACGCAAAAGTCTCGAAACTTCATCAAGTCTTACGACATCTGCAAGAGGAGAAAAGCAATTTAGAAAGTCAATTGAGCATAAAGTCAGCTACCTTGCAATCGACGGAAGATTCACTACGCCAGAAGACCGACGAATGTCAACTGCTTCGGGAAAAACTGGCAAGCTTAGAGATGCAGCTCGGAGCCGGTGCTGAGGAGAATAGTCAAACAGAg GAGCGTTTAGAAAAATGCCGTCAGCACGGCGCCAAACTTGAGACTGAAAAGCGTCAACTACAAGAAGAACTAGCCAAAATCGAGAGCAGAGCTTCTAAGCTCGATCTGCAACGTGTTGCAATGGAAGGTGACATTACCCGTTTACAAATGATTCTACAAGAGAAGGACTCAACTATTCGTCAATTGCAAGAGCGTTTGGAAAACCAAAACCGTTCTTCAGCTCAGCTAGAAGATCGCTGTGCATCGCTTAAATCGACTGTAGATCAGCTTAAAGATCGGCTACAAAAAACTGCCCTAACAGAGACTGAATTACGTGGCGAAATAAAGACCCTCACTAAAGAACTTTCCGAACAAGGTCATACGTCACAATCGaatcaagaaaaaatgaagATGCTTCAAAAGAGCCTACAAACTATAGAGAATGAAAAACGAATTTTAGCGGAACGCTTAGAAAATGCTCAAGGCAACGTGAACGAACTTCGACGAAATCAGCAGGCACAGCTTGATTCAGTGCAGAGACTTCAGGAACAGGTAACCGAATTggaagttcaacgttcagctcTTGAGTCACAGCTTCGAATAGCCAAATGGAAAGAAGAGTCGGGCGATAATAAGGGTGGAGAAATGATGGACACTTACAACGAAGAGAATGAGCTTAGCCGACAACTTAAATCATCGCAGAGGGAAAAGACAGAGCTTCGAGGAAAACTTCAATCCCTGAAAGATAAGGTCAAACAGTTGGAAGGTGAGCGACAAAGTAAGTTTTCGGGAGGTGCCGCTAATTTCGACCGATCTGAAAAGAGCTATTACGACGCTGGGGACTACGATTCGAATCGTATGGAAAACGACAACTACATGAAATCCACTGCTTATAGTTGCGGTTTGGATCACGCTGTCATCGAACAGGAGTCGCGTGATTTACGCCTGAAGGTTCGACGCTTAGAGACTCTACTCGCCGAAAAGGAATCCGAATTGGCAAGAGTCAAGGCCAGAGTTCATGATAGTGGCAAATGTCTAGACGGCGACTCGGAGAGATATCGCAGTGCACAACTTCATGCAGAAAAATTGCTAGACGCTCGTGAGCAGGCACACCGTCAGCAAGTTCTTAGACTTGAAAATCAG ATTTCAATGTTGAGAGAACAACTTGCACAGGAAGCCAAGCGACGTCAGCAGTATATTCTGCGCAGTTCTCGGGCGAACAGAGAAATGCAGCATTTGCGGAGTACCCTAGGAGATTCTTTGAGGCATGTCTCACAACACCCACTGGACCCGAATTTACTTGAGAGTGAAACACGACG cTTGGACAATGCTGTTTCAATGAGTTTACCACCATCTTCGTGCCGTGATCGCGAATACGAACGCAGTTTAAGTCctcataaataa